TCCTCCAGGGACTTGAGCAGGGCGTTGGCCGCCTGGGGCGTCAGCTCCTGGGCCTCGTGGAAGACGACCACGCGCACGCCGTCGCCGCGCGGGGCCTGGCCCAGCAGGGGCCGCAGCTCGCGCACGTCCTCGATCTTGATCTTGTCCTGCCCGCCGTCGAAGAACACCAGGTCCGGGTGCACCCGCTCCTGGACCTGCACGCAGGAGCGGCACGCCCCGCAGGGCGCCCCGGGCCCGGCGCAGTTGAGCCGCGCGGCCCAGAACAGGCCCAGGGCCTCGCGCTCGGGCGCGTCGCCGCCTTCGAGCAGCAGCACCTGGGGCGGGGCGGCGGCGAGGCGGTGCAGCAGGCTGGCGATGCGGGCTTGGCGTTGGGGGACGTGCATGGGGGCTCCTGGCGGCTGGCGCAGGGCCGATGGTCGCCCATTGGCGGGCCGGGCGCAACCTTTTTCGGCCAGGGGCCGGGAGCCGCCCGGACCGCTGGCGCGGCCCGGGCGGCAAAAGCGGGAAGCGGGGCCCGGGCGGAGGCGGCCCCGGCCCCAGGCCGGGCTTTCGGGCCGGGCGGCCCGGCCTGGGGTCCGAGCGGAAGGCCCGGCCCAAGGCCTACTCGGGCCGGACGGTGAACACGGGGATGGGCGCGCTCTTGACGACCTTCTCGGCCACGGAGCCGAACAGGATGCGGTCGATGCCCTTGCGGCCATGGGTGCCCATGACGATCATGTCCGCGCCGTTCTCCTGGGCCACGGTGAGGATCTCCTCGGCGGCGTAGCCGGTGGTGACCTTGCCTGCGGCCGTCAGGCCCTTGAAATGCTCCTCGATGAACTTCTCCATGGTCTGCTCGGCGCCGTCAACGATGCCGCCCACGAAACTCTCGATGCTGGACGGCGGGACGTGGAAGCCCACGTACTGGGTCAGCGAGGGGGCGACGTAGAGCACCACGACCTCCGCGCCCAGGCTGCG
This is a stretch of genomic DNA from Desulfocurvus vexinensis DSM 17965. It encodes these proteins:
- a CDS encoding universal stress protein; this encodes MPDIKKILCAVDFSDSSRIVAAYAATLARSLGAEVVVLYVAPSLTQYVGFHVPPSSIESFVGGIVDGAEQTMEKFIEEHFKGLTAAGKVTTGYAAEEILTVAQENGADMIVMGTHGRKGIDRILFGSVAEKVVKSAPIPVFTVRPE